In Helianthus annuus cultivar XRQ/B chromosome 8, HanXRQr2.0-SUNRISE, whole genome shotgun sequence, a single genomic region encodes these proteins:
- the LOC118481042 gene encoding PKS-NRPS hybrid synthetase CHGG_01239-like — translation MSGWGNFFNVFDNEANQGSYDNNEDNKEGMFDLNAPFDPILASDAGQDTWGLDAIQPNYAGYYPSQHPVNFEAPPVSFGPPTDSSQSPPISDGPPEGPNADQERSEFQNKQKFASMDELVEWCRDVGRVNGYALVTKRTIYDKQGSGQPLKIWLTCDCAGEYKSTATVRRSGTRKTGYKFQLIGAYKKRLGYWDLRVEKAKHNHEPFLYPEGHPSLMRLTPSEERTVEQMTHQNIKPRDILVAIKEQNPHNVSTRNTIYNARAKLGRMEQVGETPMQILFYRLEKVGFVFYHRTSQNGERVEDVFFIHPESNMLWRAFPHVLLIDATYKTNRYKMPLVQIIGVTSTLMSFCIAHAFVSNEKQENFTWVLQRLRHSLDSVMEPRVIVTDRDRALMNACATVFPRARHSLCRWHIQQNIFKHCRKSFRTEDKWERFLYKWGELINSTTDLDYNYWYERIRSYLPRKKNQRDRFVSFWSDQHLNFGQRTTNRAEGQHALLKQYLGDSNYTLEKVVPLIDKLIRNQVTEIKGSIETSRSRTLGHHNKPIFNLLLKKVSHACLELISDEVNEIEKLKLYNRTCACRLYTSCGLSCACRLEPYTTNGQMIPLELIDPFWRKLNLDSIVEPSKVDSSDLDGEFALLKQHLSAQPRELKKNLIQKMKELVQLNKTKLKQPVVQKNTRGRPTLKAQQQRKDDSFTEPSRHSFFTMQDQYSDSQDGFGTQESTIEPTRHSTFVESQSYCTETPMFFGEIAKGAKNSKTKNKVAKSKEEPPDLPLLPVEQVNMFMHFKKFIPPSFYPHLSHIQNVQGDDDMAESSAAGAARRGRGQGQGRGRGRGQEEEVVPDFTETGRFLRDIP, via the exons ATGTCGGGTTGGGGTAACTTTTTTAATGTGTTTGATAACGAGGCGAATCAGGGGAGTTATGATAACAATGAAGATAACAAAGAGGGCATGTTTGATCTGAATGCTCCGTTCGATCCCATTCTTGCGTCTGATGCAGGTCAGGATACTTGGGGTTTGGATGCAATTCAGCCTAATTATGCTGGTTATTATCCATCGCAACACCCGGTTAATTTTGAAGCCCCTCCTGTTAGTTTTGGACCACCGACTGATAGTTCTCAGTCTCCTCCCATAAGTGATGGACCGCCGGAGGGTCCAAATGCTGACCAGGAACGTAGTGAGTTTCAAAACAAGCAg AAATTCGCTAGCATGGATGAATTGGTAGAGTGGTGTAGAGACGTTGGACGCGTAAATGGCTACGCCCTCGTCACCAAACGCACCATCTACGATAAACAGGGTAGCGGTCAGCCGTTAAAAATCTGGCTTACGTGTGATTGTGCCGGCGAGTACAAATCAACAGCCACGGTCAGACGTAGCGGGACCAGGAAAACCGGTTACAAGTTCCAACTGATCGGGGCATACAAAAAGAGGTTAGGTTATTGGGATCTAAGGGTTGAGAAAGCTAAACATAACCACGAACCATTTCTGTATCCAGAGGGTCATCCGTCCCTAATGAGGTTGACTCCATCAGAAGAGAGGACGGTGGAACAAATGACGCATCAGAACATAAAACCACGAGACATTCTTGTTGCCATTAAAGAACAGAACCCCCATAATGTCTCAACAAGAAACACCATATACAACGCTCGGGCCAAATTGGGTCGAATGGAACAAGTCGGTGAGACTCCAATGCAGATACTTTTCTACCGGTTGGAGAAGGTTGGGTTTGTTTTTTACCATAGAACTTCTCAAAATGGCGAACGGGTCGAGGATGTTTTCTTCATCCACCCGGAGTCGAACATGTTGTGGCGCGCCTTCCCGCATGTGTTGCTTATAGACGCCACCTACAAGACGAATCGGTACAAAATGCCGCTAGTCCAGATTATCGGTGTTACAtccacgttgatgtcgttttgcaTTGCTCATGCGTTCGTAAGCAACGAGAAACAGGAAAACTTCACATGGGTTCTACAGAGGTTGAGACACTCATTAGACAGTGTTATGGAACCCCGGGTAATAGTAACAGATAGAGATCGCGCCCTAATGAACGCATGTGCAACCGTGTTTCCCAGGGCTAGACATTCATTGTGTAGGTGGCACATACAGCAAAACATCTTCAAACATTGCAGGAAAAGCTTTAGAACAGAGGATAAATGGGAGAGGTTTCTTTACAAGTGGGGCGAGCTAATTAACTCAACGACCGATCTTGACTACAACTACTGGTACGAGCGAATACGATCATACTTGCCACGCAAAAAAAACCAACG AGACCGGTTTGTTTCGTTCTGGAGCGACCAACATCTGAACTTCGGTCAACGTACAACGAACAGGGCAGAGGGTCaacatgcccttttgaagcagTACCTAGGCGACTCTAATTACACCCTGGAGAAAGTGGTACCACTTATCGATAAGCTCATAAGAAACCAGGTGACAGAAATCAAAGGCAGCATTGAAACAAGCAGGAGCCGAACATTGGGTCATCATAACAAACCAATATTTAATCTCCTACTAAAGAAGGTTTCACATGCCTGCCTAGAGTTGATATCAGACGAAGTAAATGAAATagaaaaattaaagttatatAACCGTACATGCGCGTGCCGTTTGTATACAAGCTGTGGGTTGTCGTGCGCGTGTCGGTTGGAACCGTATACAACGAATG GTCAAATGATCCCGTTGGAGTTGATAGACCCTTTTTGGAGAAAGTTAAATTTGGACTCCATAGTGGAACCGAGCAAGGTGGACTCTTCCGACTTAGACGGCGAATTTGCGCTTCTCAAACAACATTTAAGTGCTCAGCCGAGAGAACTCAAGAAAAACTTGATTCAAAAGATGAAGGAGTTGGTACAACTCAATAAGACGAAGCTTAAACAACCAGTTGTGCAAAAAAACACACGGGGTCGTCCAACTTTAAAAGCTCAGCAACAAAGGAAGGATGATTCGTTCACGGAGCCTTCAAGACACAGCTTTTTTACAATGCAAGACCAGTATAGTGATTCACAAGATGGGTTTGGCACACAAGAGTCAACAATCGAACCTACCAGGCATAGCACGTTTGTCGAGTCACAAAGTTATTGTACTGAAACACCTATGTTCTTCGGCGAGATTGCGAAAGGCGCTAAGAATTCGAAAACGAAAAACAAGGTCGCAAAATCAAAGGAAGAGCCACCAGACTTACCTTTGTTGCCTGTCGAACAAGTTAATATGTTCATGCACTTCAAAAAGTTCATTCCACCGAGCTTCTATCCACACCTCAGTCACATACAAAATGTGCAGGGTGATG ACGATATGGCTGAGTCATCAGCAGCTGGTGCGGCCCGTAGAGGTCGAGGTCAGGGTCAGGGTCGGGGCCGTGGACGTGGacaggaggaggaggttgtgccCGATTTTACTGAGACGGGGCGGTTTCTAAGAGATATCCCCTGA